The Campylobacter hyointestinalis subsp. hyointestinalis nucleotide sequence ACTTACTATTACGTTTGCATTTTTTAGGCTTAGTGCGTATTCCATAGCTTCATCGCCGCTTGCTTGTACGCTGGATAATATCTCTCCTTGTAGAGCTACTTTTAGCATACCTTTTGAGCTTCTTTTATATCCTCTTAAGATTATAAAAGTTTTAAAATCGTTAGAAAATTCGTTAAATATAGCTTTTACAAGCGGAGTTTTGCCAGATCCACCAAGCACTAAATTCCCGACGCTTATAACTGGCACTTTGAATTTTTCCGGTTTTGATAGTTTTGGTTTTATGTATACTATTAAAGTATAAATTAGTGTAAAAGGACTTAAAAGCATAGAGATAAGCATCTCTTTATATCTAGGTCTATAAAAATACTTATCTATCCAAAAGTCAAATGTGCTTTTAAACACGGGTCTTTGCCACTGATTTTATAGTGTCACAGATATATTTTATCTCACTCTCTTCTAGGGCTGCATATATTGGTAAAGATAAAACTTGTTGATATACTTTTAAAGCGACAGGGAAGTCATTTACTCTAAGATTGTATTTGTTTTTATAATAGCTAAGCAAGTGAAGAGGTATATAATGCAATCCGATGTTTATACCAGCGTCTCTAAGCTCTCTAGCAAATCCATCTCTATTCTTATCTATTTTGATAATATACTGCGTAAATACACTATCTCTTTTTAATATCGGAGTAGTGACGTGAGGGCAACCTTCTAACTCTTTTGTATATATAGCGGCTATCTCTTTTCTTTTTTTGATGAGCGTTTCTAGCTTCTCGAACTGCGCCATACTAAATGCAGCGCAAATAGAATTTAGATCATATTTTTGTCCTACGTCTATGACGTCATAAACATATCCTAAATTTCCGTCTTTATCAAAGCTGTCATTTACTATAGCGTGACTTCTTATAAGTTTGGCACGCTTTGCCATTTCATCGTTATTTGTAAGGATTATACCTGTTGATGCGAGTGCATTTTGAATTTGTGGATTTACTTGGAAGCAGGACATATATGATCCGTTCATAGTTCCAAGGAGTTTTGAGTTGTATGTAGCGCCCATAGCGCGACTTGCGTCGTCTATGATTTTTATATTATGTTCTTTTGCAAGAGCGTAAATAGCGTCCATATCAGCAGGCTGTCCAGCAACGTGAGTGATAAATGCGGCTTTTAGCTTCTTATGTTTTTGCTCTATTAAAACTTTTTTTAACTGTTCTGGATTGATATTGAAATCATCTTCATTTATATCTACAAATATAGGTTCAGCGTCAAAGTGGCGAATCACTTGTGCTATACTAGGAAAAGCATTTACCGAACAGATGATTTTGTCGCCACGTTTAAGATCCATAGCACAAAGCGCTAGATGATTTGCAGCAGTGCCGTTGTTTGTGGTAATAGCATGTTTTACGCCGAAATATGATTTTATTTTATTTTCTAAATTTGTAACCATATAGTTTGCATTTTTATCTATGCTTTCTTTTACTAACTCGTATTCGCGTTCGTCGGTGTATGGTCTAAAAAACGGTATTTCTTTCATATTTGATCCCTGCTACTGTATATTTGCTATCAAAGGCAAATTTAGTTTAAATTTATTTTTTTCTATTCTATCATAAACGGTATTTACTAAATTTTTATCAAAGCTTTCTTCTAGCTCTTTTTTTGTTTTACCGCGTTCAATCTCTTTTAAAATAATATCTAATTGTTCGTACGTATATCCTATCTCGTCTTCGTCTTTTTGCCCTTCCCAAAGATCGGCGCTTGGGGCTTTATCTATGATATTTTTATCTATGCCTAGGTATTTTGCAAATAAAAATAGATCGCTTTTATATATCTCTCCGATAGGATTTAACGCACAAGCTGTATCCCCGTAAATAGTACCATATCCAAGCATTCTTTCGCTTTTGTTGCTGGTACCAACTACTAGAGTTCTAAATTTTGCCGAATGATCGTATAATATACTCATCCTAACTCTTGCGGCTAGATTGCCGATCCTGAGCTTATCTGCGTCTTTGATCGCACTCAAAAAAGATTGGATAATAGGCTCGATATCTATGATTTCGTATTTTATACCCAAAGTTTTGCATAAATTTAGGGCATCGTTTATATTTACTTTGTTTGAATTTTTTGTAGGCAATAAAATGGCATAAGTAGGCGCTATTTTTGAGCATAAAGTAGCTACTATAGCAGAGTCTAATCCGCCGCTAACTCCTATAGTAAAGCCCTTTGCATACGAAGTTTCTAAGTAGTTCGTTAGAAAATTTAGAAGTTTATTTTCTAAAGATTTTAAATCTATCATTAAATTTACCTATGAAAAAAATATTATATTCAAAAAAACTACTATATTATATCTAAAAAATGATAAAATATAACTTTTAATGTAGCATTAAGGATCAAATATGCAAATACATTCAAGAGCGTTTGGCGATTTCGCTACAAATTGCTATATAGTCGAAAATAACGGCAAAGAAGTTATCATAGATCCAGGCGTTGGAGCTTATGAATACGTAGTAAAAATTTGTAAAAACCCAGTTGCGATCTTAAATACGCACTGTCATTTTGATCATATACATGATGACTTGGTATTAAAAAATAAATTCAATATCCCTATCTACGTTCCAAAAGATGACGCATTCTTGTGTAAGACAGATCCATTTGGTGTAGTAAAAGATAAATTTACTCCAGATTTCTTGGTTGATCACGATGAAACGATAAATTTAGCAGATCTAGAGTTTAAATTTCTTCATTTTCCAGGGCATACTCCTGGGTGTTCGATGATAGAAGTTGATGACGTTATGTTTAGTGGGGATTTTATATTTAAAGGGAGTATTGGAAGATGCGATTTTCCTTTTTCAAATCCCGAAGATATGAAAAAAAGTCTTATAAAAGCCCTAAAATTAAAAAATTATACGATTTATCCAGGACATGGTTTTGCTACTAGTTTAGATGAAGAGAGGCAGAATTTATCTAAATTTCTTAATCATTTTTAGACTCTCTTTTAGTGGCTTGCGTTTCAAGGGCTTGTTTTTGTAGTTTTAGGATGTGATCTTCTAAAACTACTATCTGAAAATTTCCTTCAAAGATCTTTATCTCTTTGATCTTTCCGATGACTTTTACCTCTCTCTTTTTTGATTCTTCAAAAAACGCATTTGCTTCAAGCTCTATCGTGTCTCCTATTTTTGCAGGGGCAAAAAAGCTAACTTTTGATCCTATCGTTACAAGATATGGTAAATTTACGGCGGCTTGAGCGGCGTAATCAGCAGCTAAAAATATAAAACTGCTATGAGCCAACCCGTCATCGTCATATCGCATATCTCCGCTAAGTTTTATTGATGTTTTTGCGTAGTTTTTCTTTAGATCTACGATACGACCGCAAAATGCATTGTTTATATTTTGATAAATTTTAAGTGACGCGTCAAATGGATTTGTAGCGTCAAGCATTACATTTTCATCAGGTTTGTTGTTCTCGTAAATATTTTCGTTTTCAGCCATATTTTACCTTTTAAGTTAGTCTTACATAAACTCGTTTTGGTGCTGGATAGCCTTCTATAGTGAGGCTAGGGTCGTTTGGATCTAAAAAATTATTTAAACTTTCGCCTTCTATCCACATAGTTTTTCTTTGTTCGTTTAGATCAGTATCTTTTATCGCCAAAATTTCAAAATTATTAAATTTAGCTCTCTCACACCAGTTTTGTAAAGCCTTGATACTAGGAACAAAATAGATATTTGTTATCTTAGAATACCTGTTTTTAGGGCTTAGGACAAACTCGTCGTCTCGCTCGATAAACATAGTATCTAAAAAAACTTCGCCACCCAAATTCAGACTAGTCCTTAGCTCTTTTAGCATTTTTATCGGATCGCTTCTATGATAGATCACGCCTAGGCAAAAAATAGTATCGAATTTAGTCTTATAGCTGGGCAGATCTTGCACACCTAAAAGTTCATAGTTTATATTTGATTTTACAAAATGATTTATAAAACTAAATTGTAAAAAGCAAAGCACACTAGGATCAAATCCTGTTATGCTTTTAGGATAAAAATCAAGCATTCTAAACATATAATATCCGTTATTGCAACCGACGTCGGCGACTATTTTGTCTTTTAAATTTAGATATGGTTTTAGAAGGTTGAATTTGATAAAACTCTGCCATTCGCTATCTATAAATAGATCATTTATCTGAAACGGACCTTTGCGCCACGGTTTTAGATCTAACGCTAAGTTTAGAATTTCGCTAGAGAAATCATCTAAGTTTATCTCTATTTTATCACTAAATTTTACTTGTGAATTTGTTTTTTGGAGTGCGTTTATACGAGCAAAAAGCTGTGCGTTGCGTTCATTTATCAAATTCATTTTGACCAATCTATAAGGTTTTTATCACAATCTTTATGGTAAATTCCAGCCCCGTCATAGTACTCTTTGCAGTCGTTGTAATATTTATTTGAAATTCCTCGCTCATTCACCCAAAGACAACCTTGTAACAATAAAACTAAAATAATAAAGCTAACTATTTTTTTCATAGTGTTAATCTTACCATTAAAATGCTATAATTTTTGTTAAAAAATGTAAAAGCAAAGGATATGGGATTGAAAGTCATAGAATATTTTAAGGAAATTTGTAAAATTCCTCATTGTAGCTACGAAACTGATGAGCTTAGGGTCTATCTCGCTGATTTTGCAAGTAAAAATGGCTTCAAAGTAGATATTGATAAATTTGGTAATATCCACGCCATAAAAGGTCATCCTAAGGTTTGCTTGCAAGCTCACTATGATATGGTTTGCGTCGGACTCGCTCCAAAAATAGAGCTTATAAACGAGGGTGGATTTTTGAGTGCTAAAAACTCAAGTTTGGGTAGCGATAATGGTATAGGAGTAGCTATCATTATGGATGCTATGAGCGAATTTTGCGATTTAGAAGTTTTGATCACAAATAATGAAGAAGTAGGGCTGCTTGGAGCAAACGGTTTTAGCGGTAGTCTTGTCAGCAAATTTATGCTGAATTTAGATAGCGAAGATGAAAATGGCGTCTTTATAGGATGTGCTAGTGGCGTTAGTATCTTTGCAAGTTTAAATTTAAAAAGAACGTCTTGTGAAAAAAATCTGTATGAAATAAGCGTAAGTGGACTTCCTGGTGGACATAGCGGTATAGAGATTATCAAAAATATACCAAATGCGATTAAAGTTTTAAATGAGTTTTTGTTAAAAAATGGCTGCGAATTAGTAAGCTTTGATGGAGGCGAGAGAAACAACTCGATCCCAGTCAGCGCTAGAGCTATCGTTGTGAGCGACCATGCTTTGATGAGCGATGAGATTTGCAAGGTTAAAGACCTTGGAAAACAAAAAGTTAAAGTTATGCAAAGCAGCGAAGTACTAGACTTTATAAATGCATTTTCACAAGGTATCAGAAGCTATGACGAAGAGCTAAAAATCGTAAATGAGAGCATAAATTTATCTATCATAAAAACAGGCGAAGATATTTTAGAAATAGAGTTTTTTGCTAGAGCGATGAGCGATGATGGGCTAGAGCGTATAAAATCACAAATGCAAAGCTTGGCTAATCTGGCTAAATTTAAGCTTAGATACGCCGAACAAACAAGCGCTTGGAAGCCTAAAATCACGGATTTTGCAAAAGTAGTTTTACAAAGTATGCAAAAATTTAATAAAAATGCTAAATTTGAAGCCGTCCATGCTGGACTTGAATGCGGCGTTTTGCTAAATAAAAGTGGAAATAAGATCGATGCTTGCTCTATAGGTCCAAATATATTTTCGCCTCATAGCATAAATGAAAAGTGTGAGATAAGATCAGTAAATTTAATAAGTAAAGTGGTGAGAGAGATTTTAAAATCAGTATGATCCGGGAAAATCCCGGATTTGTGTATCAATACAAGCCAAATTTGCCGTCGCTTCTTTTATATAAAACTCGCATTTTTGCATCTATATCGTTAAATACGTAAAACTGCATATCTGAGTTTTTTAGTTTTTCTATAGCTTCTTCTATCTCCATAGGCTTGTAAAGCTCAAGCTCGGTTCTTACTATCTCATCTGCGCCATCTACTATATCATCTTTTAAATTTGCTAAATTTGCTTTTTCGTCATCTTTGTTTTTGTGAGTCGTAAGTTTGTCGTGGTGACGGCGAAGTACCTTGCTAGCACGATCCACTGCTAGATCCACTGCTGCGTATAAGTCTTTATCTTTTTGTCTGATGACAATCGTGTCTTTGTGTGCTAAATTTATAGCGAAATCAACATCAAAGCCTTTTCTACCTTGTCTTTCATCGGCTGAGATTATAACCCTACCAGAAATAATGTCTAGATTATATTTTGCAAGTGTTTCAAATGCTGCATCAACGTAGTTTTTGATAGCATCTGTAAGTTCGAATTGTTTTCCTACAATACTTGTATTCATCGTATGCTCCTTTGCATTATTGTATAGTAATTATACCATAAAATCAGGGCTTTTGCGTGGTTATACGAACGTATCTGATATTTTGATCTTTTATAATATTTGGATTGCTCTCTACTATGGTTGTTAAGATTACGGCTCTGATTTTATTGTCTTGGCTTAGATCTGTAGCTTCAGAATTATATGAGCTTTTTGTTGTACCGATGTAGTTTATATTTACCGTTGCTATTAAATAAGGATTTTGCTCATTTGGATAGGACATAGTTATTTCTCTTAAAAAATTTTGAGAAAAATCATGTTTTTGAATAGCTAAAATAGCATACTCAGAAGCACTCATAGCTAAAGCTTCTGCTTGTTCGCTTAGATACTGCTCTGTTGTCTGTTTTACGCTTGTGTTTGAAAGTGTAAAAGATAGCATACCTATAGTTATGATGACTACTATAAAAACTATCGCCATTATAAGACTAAAGCCGCGTTTCATATTATAGCCTTTACTTTGCATACTTCAAGATGTTGGTCATTTTCTTTTTTACCGACTTTTAAATTTGGATCTTTTATGCAAATTTTAAGTATAAGTCCATTGCTACCCACAAAGTTGTTTTCGCTGGCAAAATTCGTAAATCTTAGCGTAGTGACGTTTTTTGCTATGATATAACTATTATTTTTATTTGCTTTAGTAGATGGCGATGCGGCTGGTATCACGTCTAGTTTTAGGTTTTTATCGCTATCAATATAAATTCTATTTATCGTGTGTGAGAGATAGTATAGGTCTTCTAACTTATCTCCTTTATTTTTATTTTTTTTATCTATATCTATTATTATATTGTTGCCACTAAAATAAGCTTTATATACTTTATTTGTATTACCATTGTAGTAATTTTCGGACGCTTTATCTTCGCTTTGTTTAAATATCAGTGCTATAGGGTTTTCTTTTGATACTTCGTTTGATGTTATATTTTTTATGATGTCTTTTACTTTTTCTAAATTTTGTACATTGTCATCATCATCATATCCTAGGCTTAAATTTATTTCATTTCCTACTATCGTTGCTTTGTTTATTACGCCACTCCAGCCGATTTTATTTACTTCGCCAAGGCGTCTAGATTCGTAGCTTTGCATATACCACGCTATGCCACAATCTTCTTTGCAATCAGTTATGTCTTTATACTCATTTTTATTTTTTTCATAGCCGACTAAAGTCTGTTTTATGCGGTATTGTAGTCTTTTTGAAATTTGGGTTATGGCTAGTTCGGTTTGAGCTTCTAGTTTTGTTATGCTTCTAGTTTGTATATAGTTTTGATATACGGTGCTGATTATTTCAGTACCTATAGAAGCAAGTATAGCTGTGATAGTTATGGCTATGACTAGTTCTATTAACGTAAATGCTTTTTTCATGGATTACTCGATTGTTATTTGTCCGGCTTTTGGTTCGCCTATATTAAAACTGTAGCCAGTTAAAACTATTTTTTGATCTTCGCCTTTTATATCTTTATAAGTCGTTTCTACTTTAATCATTTTTGTATCACTTGATGTTTTGTAGTTATTTTTAAAAGGATAACAATTGCATTTTCTATCAAATTCTGGATCTTCTACGTAATTTTTTGTTATTGTATATTCTAAATTTAATATATTTTTATCGGTTGATGCACCTTTTTCTATTTTGATTTCACCTTGTGATTTTTTGTCTTCATCAGACATAGTTTTTGTGTTATAAATTTTTCGTTTGTTCTCTATTTTATCTAAGCCGATTCTGGTTATCTCTTCTGTATCGGTTTGGAATTCTTTTGACATTTCATTTGTTAAAATAGTTTTTGTCGCCAAAACAGCTTCTTGTAAAAGTGCTTGAGAGTTGCTTTGAGATGTTGATAAAACGATGGAGGGCACGACAGAAACCGCGATAGCTATGATGACTATCGCGAGTATAAGTTCTAATATGGAAAAGGCTTTTTTCATAATGAAAAATGGCTGAAAACCACTATTAATCTTTTTTGATAAAGCTGCTTATTTTTTCAGCTTGGCTGTATTTTGGATAATTAACAGGGTCTAAAATGACTTGAGAAAGAGTCATATTTGTCATATTACAAACTATAGGCGCTATAAAATTTACGCTAGATTCTTCTATAGGACTGCTGATGACTAGCATATTATAAACTTTAAGTTCGCTTTTATCGTTTATTTGCATTAATTCTTGGTAGTATGTCGGGATTTCAAATTCATACTCTCTTAATGCGTAAGGGTTTATCATCGTAAATGAAGTGTCGCTATCTAGGCTTTGCATTTTAACGAAAAAATCATCTATCTGAGTTATCTCCACGCTTTTTATATCCTCAAATCCAAGTATCGGACTTTTGATTGTAAATTTCATAACATACTCCTTTTTGATTTAAAGTTTGTGTATTTTACCATTTTTTAATGTAAATTCAAATATTTTCGGCAAAATTATTAATTAAATTCATTATAAATGGGTGTATTTATGATAAATTTATAATTTTAACGTGCATATATGGCTCATTTAACATTATATTCACAAAAAATTTGTAAAATCACGACATAAAAAATACAATAAAATACAATAAATTTAAGAGAGTTTCAATGAAAAAATGGGCAATTTTAGCAGTTATTTTAGTGGTCGTAGGAGCAATATTTTATTATAATAACTCTAACAAACCACAAGACGAATACCTAACTACTAAAGTTAGAAAAGGCGATTTGGTTCAAAGTATAGAGGCCGTTGGAGAAGTATTTGCTTCAAATTTAGTTGATGTCGGTGCTCAAGTTGGTGGTCAGATCAAGCAATTGTATGTAAAAGTAGGTGATAGGGTAAAAGTAGGCGATAGGATCGCTCAAATCGACTCGGTTCGCCAAAAAAATAGTTTAGATCAGCAGTTGGCTGCCCTTGAGATACTAAAAGCAAAACTGAACTCAGCCAAGATCTCTTCAGACGTCGCTAAAGTCCAATACAACAGAGAGTTAAAGCTTTTTGAAGCAAATGCGACTTCTAGTGAGAGTTTGGAAAACTCCAGAAGCGATCTGAGCTTGAAAAATGCAAATTTAAAAGAATTAGAAGCTCAGATAAAACAGACTCAGATAGAAATAGATACTGCTAAGACGAATTTAAATTATACCGACATCAGATCTCCTCTTGATGGCGTCGTAGTTTCCGTGCCAGTAGAAGTTGGTCAAACCATAAATGTAAATCAAACTACGCCGACTATCGTAAATATCGCAGATCTATCTAAAATGGAGATTAAAATGCAGATCAGCGAAGGCGACGTAACGAAAATAAAAGTCGGAGATAGAGTCGAATACTCAATACTTTCTGATATAAATACGAAATATAATGGAATTTTAAGTTCTATAGATCCGGGACTTACTACGCTAAGTGATGGCAAATACAATACTACTAGTAGTTCAAGCAGTAGCTCTACTAGCAGCAGTTCAGCAGTGTATTATTACGCTAAACTTCAAGTAGATAATAACGAAGAGATCTTACGTATCGGAATGACTACGCAAAGCACTATCATCGTAAAAGAGATAAAAGACACGCTTTTGCTTCCTACATTTGCTATAAAAAGCGATAAAGAAGGGAACTACGTTATAGTAAAAGATGGTGAAAATATCAGAAAAGCAAGAGTTAAAACTGGTATAAGCAGTAGTATAGATATACAAATTTTAAGCGGTGTAAATGAGGGCGATGAGGTTATCACTTCTCAAATAAGCCAAAACGATCTAAAAGATCGTATAAATTCGTCTAGAGCAAAGATGAGAATATGATAAAACTCCAAAACATAAAAAAGAAATTTATCACCGGTGGCGTAGAAACTGAGGTTTTAAAAGGGATAAATTTGTCTATTAATAGGGGTGAGTTCGTAGCTATCATAGGTCAATCAGGTAGCGGAAAATCCACTCTTATGAATATACTTGGGTGCCTTGATACTCCAAGTAGTGGAAAATATCTGCTTGAGGATCAAGATATAAGTAAATTTGATAGGGACGCGCTATCAAATTTAAGGCTAAAGACGTTTGGTTTTATATTTCAGCGTTATAATCTTCTAAACTCAAACGATGTAAAAAACAATGTCGCGCTTCCTGGTGTTTATGCTGGTGTGGGTAAAAAAGATAGGTTAAATTTTGCAAAAGAGCTTCTTTCAAAACTTGGCTTAGAGAGTAAATTTGATACATACCCAAATCAGCTAAGCGGTGGGCAGCAACAAAGAGTCAGTATAGCAAGAGCTCTTATGAATGGCGGAGATATCTTGCTTTGTGATGAGCCAACTGGAGCTCTTGATAGCACAAGTGGCGTAATGGTTATGGAGATCTTAAAGGATCTGCATAAGAGCGGACATACTATCATAGTAGTAACTCACGATAAAGATATAGCGTCTTGGGCTGATAGGATCATAGAGATAAAAGACGGCAATATTTTGAGCGACAACAAAAAGCAAAATAATATATATGAATTTAAAAAAGTTTCAGAAGGTATAAAAAAAGGGTTTAAAGCTTCGTTAGATAGGTTTTTAGAGAGTTTTAGTATGTCTGTTGGTGCTATAAAAGCACATAAACTTAGATCTTTTCTTACTATGCTTGGTATCATTATCGGTATAGCTTCTGTTGTTTGCGTGGTTGCTTTAGCAAAAGGATCTCAAGAAAAGATTCTAAACGAGATAAATAAAGTCGGCACTAGTACTATTATGCTAAATCCTGGAAAAGCACCAGGCGATCCAAATAGAAATAAAATAAAAAAATTTACGCTTGATGATGCGGAGTTACTTTCCAAACTTGAGTTTGTGGATTACGCTACTCCTACTGTTTCACAATCAGGCTTACTTGTGTATGCAAATCAAAATGCAAACGCAAATTTAAGAGCTGGAAGTGAAAATTATCTAAAGATCACCGGTGTAAAGGTCGTTTTGGGTAGAGATTTTAGTAGTGATGATATAAAAAACTCAGAGTCGGTGATCATCATAGATACCGATGTAAAGTCTTCGTTTTTTGGTCAAAATGATCCCATAGGTAAAACTATACTTTTTAATAAAAAACCTTTTAAAATCATCGGTGTAGCAAAAAAAGACGAAGGGGCTTTTGGTAGTGAGAATTTGACAGTTTATATGCCTTATAGCACGGCGGTCAATAAAATAACAGGCGATAGAAACCTAAGATCCATAACGGTTAAACTCAAAAGCAATGTAAATGCTCAGCTTGCCGAAAGCACCATAAAAGAAGTGATGAGCGTAAAACGCGGAGATAGCGATTTTTACACAAGGAATTCAGATACAATAATGCAAACCATAAAAAGCACTACAGATGCGATGAGCTTGCTGATATCTGGTATAGCTCTCATCTCGCTTATGGTCGGCGGAATAGGCGTTATGAATATCATGCTAGTTAGTGTTTTTGAGAGAACCAAAGAGATAGGCATCAGAATGGCCATAGGTGCAAAAAGTAAAGATATAATGATACAATTTCTTATAGAAGCTATACTTCTTTGTGCTATAGGCGGTGCTATAGGCGTGGGACTTGCCTATCTTATAGGATATCTTTTCAATATGTTCGGTGCTAGTTTCAAGATGATATTTAGCACAACTTCAATATTTATAGCTTTGGGGGTTTCTAGCCTTATTGGTATAATATTTGGCTATATGCCAGCACGTAATGCAGCTAAGCTCAATCCAATAGATGCATTATCAAGGGAGTAAATTTGAAAAATATAATATACATTTTTATAGGACTTTTGTTTGTCGGTTGTGCTTCAAAAAACATAGATTATAAAGTCAAAGAAGTGAGTTTTTATACTCCGACTTGGTATCTGGATTTTAATCAAACAGTGCTAAATAGACTGATAGATACTGCTTTAAAAAATAATGAAGATATAAATATCGCAGTTCTTAGTTTAAGACAAGCTATGCTAAAAGCAGGTGTTGCTAAAGCTGATTTTTTTCCAACTCCTAGCGCAAATGCAAAAGCAAGCACGTCAAGAGATATAAGCAAAGATAACGACTGGAAAAATGGTTTTTCGAGCGATTTTTCGCTTAGTTATGAGCTAGATATCTACGGCAAGATCTTTGACAATTTTGAGAGTTTAAGCTGGGATGCGGCTAGTAGTAATCTAAATTTAGCAAATTTAAAGCTGACTATCATAAATTCTATCACCGATACGTATTTTAATATACTTTACATAAACGACGCTATAAGAAATCTTAAGCAAAATTTGGTAAATTTAAATGAGCTAGATAGACTTGTCATCACGAAATACGAACTCGGTAAAGAGGAAATTTTGAGCGTTAGGCAGAGTAAACAAAATCTTTTAGATCTACAAAATAGCCTTCTAACTCAGCAAAAGAATTTGCAAACAAGCTATGAAGTCCTAAAGAATTTAACTAGAAGCGATATAAGCTTAGATGATCTTAGTTTAAGTGGTGTAGAGTTAAGAGATATAAGTCTTGATATCAAATTTGACACTTTGAAAAATCGTCCAGATATAAATGAAGCGATATCGTCTTTAAACGCCGGTTTTTACTCATACAAAGTTGCTCAAAAAGATCTATATCCTAGTATAAATATAGGAGCTAGCTTAAGCGATAGCGATGATAAATTTAGCGATAGTTTTGGATTTAATATAATAGGTGGAAATTTAAGTATAAAGCTACCATTTTTAGACTATGCAAGACTTAGTAAGCAAGTAAAAATCTCTGAAGCCGAGTTTGAAAAGCGAGTTTTGACTTATGAAAAAACGTTATCAAATGCGACAAATGAAGTCATAAAATACAAACTATACTATGATATCGACAAACAAAGCTATGAGAATTTGCTTTCTATAGTAGAGCAAAGAGTGATGATAGTAGGTATCTATGAGTCAAAATACGCGCTTGGAAAAGCTCAGTTAAAAGATCTTTTAGAAGCTAAAAATTTACTTATAAGTGCACAAAAATCACTGTTAAATCAAAAATATAGATTATTAAACGACGAGATAGGTTACTACAAAGCCATAGCGTGGTGATAAATGAAAGCAAAAACACAAATTCTAGCATTTGTTATGTTTTGTGTTTTTGCTTTTTTATGTAATGTCTGTTATGAATTTTTTAAATTCAGACAATTTACGCAAAAATCACATCAATTTTTAAACGTTAAAGTAGAGCAAAGCTATACAAAAGAGGGTAAAAATGCTAAGACGTATAATGTTTTAAGATTAAACGCTGGAGAGTTTAGCTTTTACACTACTTTAAAAGGTAGTCAGATAGATATCGCAGATAAAAAGTATCTAAAAGTCGGCGTTCTAACTAAGAATTTGGATTTTGTAAATTACATAAAGCATACGTTTTATCTTCCAAATTTCAAAATCGCGCCTATAGATAAAGAGCCGAATTTAAAAGATAAATTAGTAGATTTTATAGCGTATCAGCACGAAATTCCAAAGCTAAAAGAGCTTTATTCTGCTCTATTTTTTGCAACTGCTATAAGTAAAGAGCTTAGGACAAATGTCACTAACTGGGGTGTGGCTCATATCATCTCTATTAGTGGATTTCATTTGGGATTACTTT carries:
- a CDS encoding TolC family protein, producing MKNIIYIFIGLLFVGCASKNIDYKVKEVSFYTPTWYLDFNQTVLNRLIDTALKNNEDINIAVLSLRQAMLKAGVAKADFFPTPSANAKASTSRDISKDNDWKNGFSSDFSLSYELDIYGKIFDNFESLSWDAASSNLNLANLKLTIINSITDTYFNILYINDAIRNLKQNLVNLNELDRLVITKYELGKEEILSVRQSKQNLLDLQNSLLTQQKNLQTSYEVLKNLTRSDISLDDLSLSGVELRDISLDIKFDTLKNRPDINEAISSLNAGFYSYKVAQKDLYPSINIGASLSDSDDKFSDSFGFNIIGGNLSIKLPFLDYARLSKQVKISEAEFEKRVLTYEKTLSNATNEVIKYKLYYDIDKQSYENLLSIVEQRVMIVGIYESKYALGKAQLKDLLEAKNLLISAQKSLLNQKYRLLNDEIGYYKAIAW
- a CDS encoding MacB family efflux pump subunit — its product is MIKLQNIKKKFITGGVETEVLKGINLSINRGEFVAIIGQSGSGKSTLMNILGCLDTPSSGKYLLEDQDISKFDRDALSNLRLKTFGFIFQRYNLLNSNDVKNNVALPGVYAGVGKKDRLNFAKELLSKLGLESKFDTYPNQLSGGQQQRVSIARALMNGGDILLCDEPTGALDSTSGVMVMEILKDLHKSGHTIIVVTHDKDIASWADRIIEIKDGNILSDNKKQNNIYEFKKVSEGIKKGFKASLDRFLESFSMSVGAIKAHKLRSFLTMLGIIIGIASVVCVVALAKGSQEKILNEINKVGTSTIMLNPGKAPGDPNRNKIKKFTLDDAELLSKLEFVDYATPTVSQSGLLVYANQNANANLRAGSENYLKITGVKVVLGRDFSSDDIKNSESVIIIDTDVKSSFFGQNDPIGKTILFNKKPFKIIGVAKKDEGAFGSENLTVYMPYSTAVNKITGDRNLRSITVKLKSNVNAQLAESTIKEVMSVKRGDSDFYTRNSDTIMQTIKSTTDAMSLLISGIALISLMVGGIGVMNIMLVSVFERTKEIGIRMAIGAKSKDIMIQFLIEAILLCAIGGAIGVGLAYLIGYLFNMFGASFKMIFSTTSIFIALGVSSLIGIIFGYMPARNAAKLNPIDALSRE